From Salvia splendens isolate huo1 chromosome 16, SspV2, whole genome shotgun sequence, a single genomic window includes:
- the LOC121771586 gene encoding hydroxyphenylpyruvate reductase-like, producing the protein MLATLWRRAAPHLSRPSHPRAALTILTSHSLTSTTITPTPSPAAKMDAIGVLMMCPMNSYLEQELDKRFKLFRYWTQPNHTEFLSQQADSIRAVVGNASAGANADLIDALPKLEIVSCFSVGLDKVDLTRCKEKGVRVTNTPDVLTDDVADLAIGLMLAVLRRICVCDKYVRSGAWKLGDFKLTTKFSGKRIGIIGLGRIGLAIAQRAAAFDCPISYHSRSKKATNHTYYSSVVELASNSDILVIACALTPETTRIVNREVIDALGPKGVVINIGRGPHVDEAELVAALVEGRLGGAGLDVFEKEPEVPEQLFGLENVVLLPHVGSGTEETRTAMADLVLGNLEAHFSSKPLLTPVV; encoded by the exons ATGCTAGCCACACTCTGGCGCCGAGCCGCGCCGCATCTCAGCCGTCCATCGCATCCACGAGCTGCCCTCACTATATTAACCAGCCATTCCCTCACTTCCACAACTATCACTCCAACACCATCTCCCGCCGCGAAAATGGATGCGATCGGTGTTCTGATGATGTGCCCCATGAACAGCTACTTGGAGCAGGAGCTCGATAAGCGGTTCAAGCTCTTCCGCTACTGGACCCAGCCGAACCACACCGAATTCCTCTCCCAGCAGGCGGACTCGATCCGCGCGGTGGTCGGGAACGCCTCCGCCGGCGCAAACGCCGATCTGATCGACGCGCTGCCGAAATTGGAGATCGTCTCGTGCTTCAGCGTGGGATTGGATAAAGTCGACTTGACCAGGTGCAAGGAGAAGGGGGTTAGGGTTACCAACACGCCCGATGTGCTGACGGATGACGTGGCGGATCTGGCGATCGGGTTGATGCTGGCGGTGCTGAGGCGGATCTGCGTTTGCGATAAGTATGTGAGGAGCGGCGCGTGGAAATTGGGAGACTTCAAGCTGACTACTAAG TTCAGTGGCAAAAGAATTGGCATCATAGGGCTGGGTAGAATCGGGCTAGCAATTGCTCAGCGAGCAGCGGCATTCGATTGCCCCATCAGTTACCACTCAAGATCCAAGAAAGCCACAAACCACACCTACTATAGCAGCGTTGTTGAATTGGCATCAAACAGTGACATCCTAGTGATCGCATGCGCCCTGACTCCAGAAACAACCCGCATTGTGAATCGTGAAGTAATTGATGCGCTGGGTCCAAAGGGAGTTGTGATCAACATCGGAAGGGGACCCCACGTTGATGAGGCCGAACTGGTGGCAGCTCTTGTGGAGGGCCGTCTTGGTGGCGCTGGACTTGATGTCTTCGAAAAGGAACCGGAGGTACCAGAGCAACTATTTGGGCTCGAAAACGTAGTTCTGTTGCCACATGTTGGGAGCGGCACCGAGGAAACGCGTACAGCAATGGCTGACCTTGTTTTGGGAAATTTGGAAGCTCACTTTTCCAGCAAGCCTTTGTTAACACCTGTGGTTTGA
- the LOC121772660 gene encoding bifunctional aspartate aminotransferase and glutamate/aspartate-prephenate aminotransferase-like isoform X1, whose protein sequence is MAAAASYSIQPTSRIVNQPQPKSALNSRSLSFASQFQTFSLKHLDWGISFYLKSFELTILKYRCVQLHPQKASALVRAEMSSEVDVSLSPRVNSVKLSKTVAITDQATALVQAGVPVIRLAAGEPDFNTPIPIAEAGINAIREGFTRGKWNILHARSDFGEQWCKTEYSSSSSCSVDEVIIPALFWVSYPEMARLAGANPVILPTSISENFLLDPKVLESSLTEKSRLLILCSPSNPTGSVYPRKLLEQIAEIVAKHPRLLVMSDEIYEHIIYAPATHTCFASLPGMWDRTLTVNGFSKAFAMSGWRLGYLAGPKNFVSACGKIQSQSTSGASSISQKAAVAALGLGYAGGEAVADMVKAFRERRDVLVKSFGELDGVKISEPQGAFYLFLDFSSYYGSEVDGFSVINGSEALCRYLLDKAQGALVPGDAFGDDTCIRISYAESLSTLQEAVERIKSALVALKPAVAV, encoded by the exons ATGGCGGCAGCTGCCTCTTATTCTATTCAGCCCACATCAAGAATTGTTAACCAGCCTCAGCCTAAATCTGCATTGAATTCTAGATCACTTTCATTCGCATCCCAATTCCAGACCTTCTCCCTCAA ACATTTGGATTGGGGAATAAGTTTTTATCTGAAATCTTTCGAGCTCACAATATTGAAAT ATCGTTGTGTGCAACTGCATCCTCAAAAGGCTAGTGCATTGGTGAGGGCAGAGATGAGCTCAGAGGTTGATGTGTCGTTGAGCCCTAGGGTTAACTCCGTGAAGCTTTCAAAGACGGTGGCTATCACCGACCAGGCAACTGCCCTTGTACAAGCCGGTGTCCCTGTTATCCGACTAGCAGCAGGGGAGCCCGATTTCAACACTCCAATACCAATTGCTGAG GCTGGGATTAATGCAATTCGTGAAGGGTTCACTAG AGGAAAATGGAATATCCTACACGCCCGATCAGATTTTGGTGAGCAATggtgcaaaacagagtattctTCAAGCAGTTCTTGCAGTGTGGACGAG GTGATTATTCCAGCTCTGTTTTGGGTGAGCTACCCGGAGATGGCCAGGTTGGCTGGTGCCAACCCTGTAATTCTTCCCACGAGCATATCAGAAAACTTTCTTTTAGATCCAAAGGTTCTTGAGTCTTCACTGACTGAGAAGTCAAGGCTGTTGATTCTTTGCTCCCCCTCCAACCCGACAGGGTCTGTTTACCCCCGCAAATTGCTCGAACAGATTGCTGAGATTGTAGCAAAGCATCCCAGGCTTCTT GTTATGTCCGATGAAATCTATGAACATATCATTTATGCCCCGGCAACTCATACGTGCTTTGCATCTTTGCCAGGCATGTGGGATCGAACTTTGACTGTCAACGGGTTCTCAAAG GCGTTCGCCATGTCTGGTTGGAGGCTCGGATATCTTGCCGGTCCAAAGAACTTTGTTTCTGCTTGTGGGAAGATCCAAAGTCAG TCTACTTCAGGTGCCAGCAGCATATCTCAAAAGGCTGCCGTTGCTGCTCTAGGGTTGGGTTATGCAGGCGGGGAAGCAGTCGCAGATATGGTTAAAGCATTCCGTGAGAGGAGAGATGTTCTGGTCAAGAGCTTCGGAGAATTGGATGGAGTCAAGATTTCAGAGCCTCAG GGAGCTTTCTATCTTTTCCTCGATTTCAGCTCGTACTATGGCTCAGAGGTCGATGGCTTCAGTGTCATCAATGGCTCGGAGGCCCTCTGCCGGTATTTGCTCGACAAGGCTCAA GGTGCCCTTGTTCCGGGGGATGCTTTTGGAGACGACACATGCATCCGCATCTCCTATGCCGAGTCTCTGTCAACTCTGCAGGAGGCTGTGGAGAGGATCAAGAGTGCGCTCGTTGCGCTCAAGCCAGCCGTCGCCGTCTAG
- the LOC121772660 gene encoding bifunctional aspartate aminotransferase and glutamate/aspartate-prephenate aminotransferase-like isoform X2: MSSEVDVSLSPRVNSVKLSKTVAITDQATALVQAGVPVIRLAAGEPDFNTPIPIAEAGINAIREGFTRGKWNILHARSDFGEQWCKTEYSSSSSCSVDEVIIPALFWVSYPEMARLAGANPVILPTSISENFLLDPKVLESSLTEKSRLLILCSPSNPTGSVYPRKLLEQIAEIVAKHPRLLVMSDEIYEHIIYAPATHTCFASLPGMWDRTLTVNGFSKAFAMSGWRLGYLAGPKNFVSACGKIQSQSTSGASSISQKAAVAALGLGYAGGEAVADMVKAFRERRDVLVKSFGELDGVKISEPQGAFYLFLDFSSYYGSEVDGFSVINGSEALCRYLLDKAQGALVPGDAFGDDTCIRISYAESLSTLQEAVERIKSALVALKPAVAV, translated from the exons ATGAGCTCAGAGGTTGATGTGTCGTTGAGCCCTAGGGTTAACTCCGTGAAGCTTTCAAAGACGGTGGCTATCACCGACCAGGCAACTGCCCTTGTACAAGCCGGTGTCCCTGTTATCCGACTAGCAGCAGGGGAGCCCGATTTCAACACTCCAATACCAATTGCTGAG GCTGGGATTAATGCAATTCGTGAAGGGTTCACTAG AGGAAAATGGAATATCCTACACGCCCGATCAGATTTTGGTGAGCAATggtgcaaaacagagtattctTCAAGCAGTTCTTGCAGTGTGGACGAG GTGATTATTCCAGCTCTGTTTTGGGTGAGCTACCCGGAGATGGCCAGGTTGGCTGGTGCCAACCCTGTAATTCTTCCCACGAGCATATCAGAAAACTTTCTTTTAGATCCAAAGGTTCTTGAGTCTTCACTGACTGAGAAGTCAAGGCTGTTGATTCTTTGCTCCCCCTCCAACCCGACAGGGTCTGTTTACCCCCGCAAATTGCTCGAACAGATTGCTGAGATTGTAGCAAAGCATCCCAGGCTTCTT GTTATGTCCGATGAAATCTATGAACATATCATTTATGCCCCGGCAACTCATACGTGCTTTGCATCTTTGCCAGGCATGTGGGATCGAACTTTGACTGTCAACGGGTTCTCAAAG GCGTTCGCCATGTCTGGTTGGAGGCTCGGATATCTTGCCGGTCCAAAGAACTTTGTTTCTGCTTGTGGGAAGATCCAAAGTCAG TCTACTTCAGGTGCCAGCAGCATATCTCAAAAGGCTGCCGTTGCTGCTCTAGGGTTGGGTTATGCAGGCGGGGAAGCAGTCGCAGATATGGTTAAAGCATTCCGTGAGAGGAGAGATGTTCTGGTCAAGAGCTTCGGAGAATTGGATGGAGTCAAGATTTCAGAGCCTCAG GGAGCTTTCTATCTTTTCCTCGATTTCAGCTCGTACTATGGCTCAGAGGTCGATGGCTTCAGTGTCATCAATGGCTCGGAGGCCCTCTGCCGGTATTTGCTCGACAAGGCTCAA GGTGCCCTTGTTCCGGGGGATGCTTTTGGAGACGACACATGCATCCGCATCTCCTATGCCGAGTCTCTGTCAACTCTGCAGGAGGCTGTGGAGAGGATCAAGAGTGCGCTCGTTGCGCTCAAGCCAGCCGTCGCCGTCTAG